In uncultured Treponema sp., one genomic interval encodes:
- a CDS encoding CoB--CoM heterodisulfide reductase iron-sulfur subunit B family protein codes for MSENQTHTLTYSYFPGCTLKNKAKDLDLYGRLSAEALGFKLEEIEEWQCCGGVYPTGKNEIASKLPSVRALAASRDKNQALVTLCSACYNVIKQVNNDLQNDENTILKVNNYLAQDNIEYHGETKVLHFLEVLRDGIGWDNVKKAVKNPFKGKKIGAYYGCLLLRPGKVMEFDDPENPKILEDFITAIGGTPVIYAQRNECCGAYAAFEDETIPQKRSASILANAEDMGADFLVTSCPLCRYNLIKNKGSSKLDVIYFTELLAEALGVKDAVAKEAVNA; via the coding sequence ATGAGTGAGAACCAGACACACACACTGACTTATTCTTATTTTCCAGGCTGCACGCTAAAAAACAAAGCAAAGGATTTGGACTTATACGGTCGTTTAAGCGCTGAAGCTCTTGGTTTCAAACTTGAAGAAATTGAAGAGTGGCAGTGCTGCGGCGGTGTATATCCTACAGGCAAAAATGAAATTGCCTCAAAGCTTCCTTCTGTCCGGGCTTTGGCTGCATCCAGAGATAAGAACCAGGCATTGGTAACACTGTGCTCAGCGTGTTACAATGTAATCAAGCAGGTGAACAATGACCTGCAGAATGACGAGAATACAATTTTAAAAGTAAACAATTATCTCGCCCAAGACAATATTGAATACCACGGAGAGACGAAAGTCCTTCACTTCCTTGAAGTTCTCCGTGACGGAATCGGCTGGGACAACGTAAAGAAGGCCGTCAAGAATCCTTTCAAGGGAAAGAAAATCGGCGCCTATTACGGCTGCCTTCTTCTCCGCCCTGGAAAGGTAATGGAATTTGACGATCCTGAGAATCCGAAAATCCTTGAGGACTTCATAACCGCAATCGGCGGAACTCCTGTCATTTATGCCCAGCGCAACGAGTGCTGCGGTGCCTATGCCGCATTTGAGGACGAGACAATTCCCCAGAAAAGATCAGCTTCAATTCTTGCGAATGCCGAGGACATGGGAGCGGACTTCCTTGTTACAAGCTGCCCTCTCTGCCGCTACAATCTCATAAAGAACAAAGGCTCTTCAAAGCTTGACGTTATCTACTTTACAGAACTTCTTGCGGAAGCTCTCGGCGTAAAGGATGCCGTAGCAAAGGAGGCTGTGAATGCTTGA
- a CDS encoding 4Fe-4S dicluster domain-containing protein, producing the protein MLESEIQKYKELILETSGVNPKKCMVCGKCSGTCPNYDSMEYHPHQFVQMVENGEIEPLLKSKSIYTCLSCFACLERCPRQVEPAKLIDAVRTVVERERGPLHLDPVQVPEKLDEETPQQLLMSAFRKYRK; encoded by the coding sequence ATGCTTGAGTCAGAAATTCAGAAATACAAGGAACTGATTCTTGAGACAAGCGGAGTCAATCCTAAAAAATGCATGGTCTGCGGAAAATGCTCCGGAACCTGCCCTAATTACGACTCCATGGAATATCACCCGCACCAGTTTGTGCAGATGGTTGAGAACGGAGAAATCGAGCCGCTTTTGAAAAGCAAATCGATTTATACCTGCTTAAGCTGTTTCGCCTGCCTTGAGAGATGTCCACGCCAGGTCGAGCCGGCCAAGCTTATTGACGCTGTGCGCACTGTAGTCGAGCGCGAGCGCGGTCCGCTTCATCTTGATCCTGTTCAGGTTCCTGAAAAGCTTGATGAAGAGACTCCGCAGCAGCTTTTGATGAGCGCATTCAGAAAGTACCGCAAATAG
- a CDS encoding CoB--CoM heterodisulfide reductase iron-sulfur subunit A family protein, with amino-acid sequence MERIGVFVCHCGTNIAGTVDVAKVAEELGKVNGVVYSTHYTYMCSSAGQKMIEDKIHELNLTGVVLCSCSPRMHEKTFRSCAERAGLNAYKVEVANIREQCSWVMKEMGDATEKAIALGKAAVAKTILDTPLIEGETPMTKRALVIGGGIAGITAALDIADAGFPVDIVEKDYTVGGKMAKLDKTFPTLDCASCIVTPKMTEVSQNPNIRILSYSEVAGVKGYIGNFEVDIKRHPRYVDETKCTGCGACIEKCPNKKVPNAFNLNLNNRKAIDIPFAQAVPKVAAISADYCLHMKGLKNGKDNVCGFCEKACAAGAINFHQEETMLTEKYGAIIVATGYNPISLEKFDEYAYSQSPDVVSSLEFERLCNASGPTNGHLLRPSDGKEPKNIVFVQCVGSRCSADSTKGHEYCSKICCMYTAKHAILTRDHYPDTNITVFYIDVRTPGKNFDEFYRRAVEQYGVHYIKGQVGKVTPLSDGTLDVQGSDLILNRQVHIKADMVVLAASIEADKSARPLATMLTTSMDNNDFFLEAHAKLRPVESPTAGIFLAGCCQGPKDIPETVAQSSGAAAKAICLLVKDKLKNNPCTANPNENACNGCGQCANVCPYGAISYIEKDFRGPNRTTITRRVSQVNKAMCHGCGACTVACPSGAMDLLGFSNKQILAEVDSVL; translated from the coding sequence ATGGAAAGAATCGGTGTTTTCGTGTGCCATTGCGGCACAAACATTGCAGGCACTGTTGACGTTGCAAAAGTAGCTGAAGAGCTCGGCAAGGTGAACGGTGTAGTTTATTCAACTCATTATACATATATGTGTTCTTCCGCCGGTCAGAAAATGATTGAGGACAAGATTCACGAGCTGAACCTTACCGGTGTAGTTCTCTGCTCCTGTTCTCCGCGTATGCATGAGAAGACCTTCCGTTCCTGTGCGGAGCGCGCCGGCTTGAATGCCTACAAGGTGGAAGTGGCGAACATCCGTGAGCAGTGTTCATGGGTTATGAAGGAAATGGGCGACGCGACGGAAAAAGCCATTGCTTTGGGCAAGGCGGCTGTCGCAAAGACAATTCTTGACACGCCTCTTATTGAAGGCGAGACACCAATGACAAAGCGCGCATTGGTAATCGGAGGCGGTATCGCCGGAATCACGGCGGCTCTCGACATTGCGGACGCAGGATTCCCGGTTGATATTGTTGAGAAGGACTATACGGTCGGCGGAAAGATGGCGAAGCTCGACAAGACCTTCCCTACCTTGGACTGCGCATCCTGTATCGTCACGCCGAAAATGACTGAAGTCAGCCAGAACCCGAACATCCGCATCCTCTCATACTCGGAAGTTGCAGGTGTAAAGGGATATATCGGAAACTTCGAGGTGGACATCAAACGCCATCCGCGCTATGTTGACGAGACAAAATGTACCGGTTGCGGAGCCTGTATCGAAAAGTGTCCGAACAAGAAAGTTCCGAACGCATTCAACCTGAACCTCAACAACCGCAAGGCGATCGACATTCCGTTTGCCCAGGCTGTTCCTAAGGTGGCCGCAATCTCCGCGGACTACTGTCTTCACATGAAAGGACTCAAGAACGGCAAGGACAATGTCTGCGGATTCTGTGAGAAGGCCTGTGCGGCAGGAGCAATCAACTTCCATCAGGAAGAGACAATGCTTACTGAAAAATACGGCGCAATCATCGTGGCTACCGGCTACAATCCGATCAGCCTTGAGAAATTCGATGAGTACGCATACAGCCAGAGCCCGGATGTTGTTTCTTCACTTGAATTTGAACGTCTTTGCAATGCGTCCGGTCCTACAAACGGACATCTTCTCCGCCCTTCCGACGGAAAAGAGCCGAAGAACATTGTATTCGTCCAGTGCGTGGGAAGCCGCTGCTCTGCGGACTCCACAAAGGGACATGAATACTGCTCAAAGATTTGCTGTATGTACACTGCGAAGCACGCAATTCTTACACGCGACCACTATCCTGATACAAACATCACTGTATTCTATATTGATGTGCGCACTCCGGGAAAGAACTTTGATGAATTCTACCGCCGTGCGGTTGAGCAGTACGGTGTCCACTACATCAAGGGACAGGTGGGAAAAGTAACTCCGCTCTCTGACGGAACTCTTGACGTCCAGGGCTCTGACCTGATTCTGAACCGTCAGGTTCACATCAAGGCAGACATGGTTGTTCTTGCCGCTTCTATTGAGGCAGACAAATCAGCCCGCCCGCTTGCGACAATGCTTACAACTTCCATGGACAACAACGACTTCTTCCTTGAAGCCCATGCGAAGCTCCGTCCGGTCGAGTCTCCTACAGCAGGAATTTTCCTTGCAGGATGCTGCCAGGGACCGAAAGACATTCCGGAGACTGTAGCGCAGTCTTCCGGTGCCGCCGCAAAGGCGATCTGCCTGCTCGTAAAGGACAAGCTCAAGAACAATCCTTGCACTGCGAATCCGAACGAGAATGCCTGCAACGGCTGCGGCCAGTGTGCGAACGTCTGTCCTTACGGCGCGATTTCTTACATCGAGAAGGATTTCCGCGGACCGAACAGAACTACAATCACACGCCGTGTTTCCCAGGTGAACAAGGCTATGTGCCACGGATGCGGAGCCTGTACGGTCGCCTGTCCTTCCGGCGCAATGGATCTGTTAGGATTCAGCAACAAACAAATCTTGGCGGAGGTTGATTCAGTACTGTAA
- a CDS encoding hydrogenase iron-sulfur subunit: MAENKEWEPRIVAFCCNWCSYAGADLAGNNRLEYPKNVKIIRIPCSCRLNPLFILRAFQRGADGVILCGCHPGDCHYSTGNYFARRRMTLLFSMLDYLGIDKGRTRVEWCSAAEGVRFAGIMNDFVSHIKALGENKKLEDVRCKTN; encoded by the coding sequence ATGGCTGAAAATAAAGAATGGGAACCGAGAATTGTTGCTTTCTGCTGCAACTGGTGCTCTTACGCCGGTGCGGACTTGGCAGGCAACAACCGTCTTGAATATCCGAAGAACGTTAAAATCATCCGTATTCCATGCTCATGCAGGCTGAATCCACTGTTCATTCTCCGTGCATTCCAGCGTGGCGCAGACGGTGTAATCTTATGCGGATGTCACCCAGGTGACTGTCACTACTCTACAGGAAACTATTTCGCGCGCCGCCGCATGACCCTGCTTTTCTCGATGCTTGACTACTTGGGAATTGACAAGGGACGCACACGCGTCGAATGGTGTTCCGCCGCTGAAGGTGTCCGCTTTGCCGGAATCATGAACGATTTCGTATCGCATATAAAAGCCCTTGGCGAAAACAAGAAGCTGGAGGATGTAAGATGCAAGACAAACTGA
- a CDS encoding 4Fe-4S dicluster domain-containing protein has product MQDKLIARAKELLSEGKVQKVVGWKKGLFEDDITPAVFATAEELDKDFVFNKYCKANLSKYLVGITRNIEIAKSTARMNNTMAKQRDPNAQDKPIPSEVVLVFLKPSDTYSFTQLLKESRITRSDVYAIGVPCQDAIDGGDACGNCAGKKPVSCDEYIGVDPEAEVAPNTARMEEVAKIEAMSVNERYEFWRNEFSRCIRCNACRNVCPACTCEKCVFDNNALYTTQKVAETSFEESLFHIIRAWHVAGRCTDCGECSRVCPQNIPLYLLNRKYIKDINEIYGDYQAGADMDSKPAMLRFQEDDPETTIVYDRSKDGGNE; this is encoded by the coding sequence ATGCAAGACAAACTGATTGCCCGCGCCAAGGAGCTGCTTTCTGAAGGCAAGGTACAGAAGGTTGTCGGCTGGAAAAAAGGTCTATTTGAAGATGACATCACTCCGGCCGTATTTGCAACCGCAGAAGAACTGGACAAGGATTTTGTCTTCAACAAATACTGCAAGGCGAACCTTTCAAAATATCTGGTCGGAATCACAAGAAACATCGAGATTGCGAAAAGCACAGCACGCATGAACAACACGATGGCGAAGCAGCGCGATCCGAATGCGCAGGACAAGCCTATTCCGTCCGAAGTTGTGCTTGTATTCCTGAAGCCTTCCGACACATATTCATTCACACAGCTGCTCAAGGAAAGCCGCATTACAAGAAGTGATGTCTATGCTATCGGTGTTCCGTGCCAGGACGCAATTGACGGCGGGGATGCATGCGGAAACTGCGCAGGAAAGAAGCCAGTCTCATGCGATGAGTATATCGGCGTGGATCCGGAAGCTGAAGTTGCTCCGAACACGGCAAGAATGGAGGAAGTCGCAAAAATTGAGGCTATGTCAGTGAACGAGCGCTATGAATTCTGGAGAAATGAATTCAGCCGCTGCATCAGATGCAATGCCTGCCGCAATGTATGTCCTGCCTGCACCTGCGAGAAATGCGTGTTCGACAACAACGCGCTCTACACAACGCAGAAAGTCGCGGAGACAAGCTTTGAGGAAAGCCTGTTCCATATTATCCGCGCATGGCACGTGGCCGGACGATGCACGGACTGCGGTGAATGCTCAAGAGTTTGTCCTCAGAACATTCCGCTTTACCTTCTTAACCGCAAGTACATCAAGGACATCAACGAAATCTACGGCGACTATCAGGCCGGAGCTGACATGGACTCTAAGCCCGCGATGCTCCGTTTCCAGGAAGACGACCCGGAGACAACGATTGTTTACGACAGATCAAAAGACGGAGGTAATGAATAA
- a CDS encoding 4Fe-4S dicluster domain-containing protein: protein MLSIAKDKIDSLFELIGSKQPLYLPVDNNSGKADFARWQKGTKLSEKLKTTRSAKDFFFPKTEHLVSYEVSGKEVKVVDPRKEVEDFVIFGVRACDARGFEAIDNVYLNMNPVDSYYKNRREHGTVICLACNEPAKTCFCSTFGIDASLAKPAGDVSCWLADGKYYFEANTDKGKAFIENAKSALEDADTSAVEACKKDIAAKVKKLPFAHLDLSKFQGKDMLKIFNSKIWDKVSEPCVGCGTCTYVCPTCMCFDVRDFATSNGVRQVRCWDSCMYNDFTQMAAENPRHTQKERSRQRFMHKLMYYPMAHEGMFSCVGCGRCVESCPVNMNIVKVIKAVNESDDI from the coding sequence ATGCTTAGTATCGCAAAAGATAAAATCGATTCATTATTTGAGCTTATCGGTTCAAAGCAGCCTTTGTATTTGCCTGTTGACAACAATTCAGGAAAAGCTGACTTTGCAAGATGGCAGAAAGGCACAAAGCTTTCAGAAAAATTAAAGACCACACGCTCCGCCAAGGATTTCTTCTTTCCGAAGACAGAGCATCTGGTGAGCTATGAAGTAAGCGGAAAGGAAGTCAAAGTCGTTGACCCGCGCAAGGAAGTCGAGGATTTTGTAATCTTCGGTGTGCGCGCCTGCGATGCACGCGGATTTGAGGCAATTGACAATGTCTACCTGAACATGAATCCCGTGGACTCTTACTACAAGAACCGCCGAGAGCACGGAACAGTAATATGCTTGGCCTGCAACGAGCCTGCGAAAACCTGCTTCTGTTCTACATTCGGAATCGACGCGTCGCTTGCAAAACCTGCAGGAGATGTGAGCTGCTGGCTTGCTGACGGAAAATATTATTTTGAGGCGAACACAGACAAAGGCAAGGCTTTTATCGAGAACGCAAAGTCCGCGCTTGAGGACGCTGACACATCGGCTGTTGAAGCCTGCAAGAAGGACATCGCGGCAAAAGTTAAAAAGCTTCCGTTCGCGCATCTTGACCTTTCAAAGTTCCAGGGCAAGGACATGCTCAAGATTTTCAACTCGAAAATCTGGGACAAGGTTTCTGAGCCTTGCGTAGGCTGCGGAACCTGCACTTACGTCTGCCCGACATGTATGTGCTTCGATGTGCGCGACTTCGCCACAAGCAACGGCGTGCGCCAGGTGCGCTGCTGGGATTCCTGCATGTACAACGACTTCACCCAGATGGCTGCGGAAAATCCGCGTCATACACAGAAGGAAAGAAGCCGCCAGAGATTCATGCACAAGCTCATGTATTATCCTATGGCGCATGAGGGAATGTTCAGCTGCGTAGGCTGCGGACGCTGCGTTGAGAGCTGCCCTGTGAACATGAACATCGTCAAGGTCATCAAAGCCGTCAACGAGAGCGATGACATCTAA
- a CDS encoding FAD/NAD(P)-binding protein produces MENKESFIPYVGKIIDIKQETPDVKTFSVVGLDGKKLFEHIPGQCAMLIVPGVGESMISITSSPTLETHMEFSIKKCGCVTEWLHSAEVGQEICLRGPIGNGFPVEGALKGKDILVIAGGIGIAPVHSVVNYMMDHRENYGRIQVIYGSRSKADLVRLEEMQNVWMKQPNCSINLTIDRPQDDWDGHVGFVPPYVTECNPDPSMTVIMCGPPILIHLSLDALKKLGFKDSQVFTTMEMRMKCGIGKCGRCNIGDKFVCKDGPVFSFDQLGELPPEY; encoded by the coding sequence ATGGAAAACAAAGAAAGCTTTATTCCTTATGTAGGAAAAATTATTGATATTAAGCAGGAAACTCCTGATGTAAAGACTTTCAGTGTAGTCGGTCTTGACGGAAAGAAATTGTTCGAGCATATTCCTGGACAGTGCGCAATGCTGATTGTTCCGGGCGTGGGCGAATCTATGATTTCCATAACATCTTCCCCGACTCTTGAAACACACATGGAATTCTCAATCAAGAAGTGCGGCTGCGTTACTGAATGGCTTCACTCTGCGGAAGTAGGACAGGAAATATGCCTTCGCGGGCCGATTGGAAACGGATTCCCTGTGGAGGGCGCGCTCAAGGGCAAGGACATTCTCGTAATTGCCGGCGGTATCGGAATCGCTCCTGTTCACTCGGTTGTAAACTACATGATGGATCACCGCGAGAACTACGGAAGAATTCAGGTCATCTACGGAAGCCGCTCAAAGGCTGATCTCGTGCGTCTTGAGGAGATGCAGAACGTCTGGATGAAGCAGCCGAACTGCTCGATAAATCTTACAATCGACCGCCCGCAGGACGACTGGGACGGACACGTCGGATTCGTTCCTCCTTACGTTACGGAATGCAATCCGGATCCAAGCATGACAGTAATCATGTGCGGACCGCCGATTCTGATTCACCTTTCGCTAGACGCATTGAAAAAGCTCGGCTTCAAGGACAGTCAGGTCTTTACGACAATGGAAATGCGCATGAAGTGCGGAATCGGAAAATGCGGAAGATGCAACATAGGCGACAAATTCGTCTGCAAGGACGGACCTGTGTTCAGCTTCGACCAGCTTGGGGAACTGCCTCCAGAGTATTGA
- a CDS encoding 4Fe-4S dicluster domain-containing protein yields MSETKQMATIYLFGKKYEVPAELTIMNAMEYAGYQLKRGCGCRNGFCGACATIYRIKGENQLQTCLACSKKVEDDMYIATLPFFPLVKQVYDLNTMKPEQAVMMQLYPEIYSCVGCNACTRACPQNLNTMQYIAYAQRGDFAKCADLSFDCVMCGCCSSRCPAGISHPQVAELARRLNGKYIQPQSQHLIDRVNEINEGKCEELIQNLMKKPLAEIKELYNNREIEK; encoded by the coding sequence ATGTCAGAGACAAAACAGATGGCTACAATATATCTGTTCGGCAAGAAATACGAAGTGCCGGCAGAACTTACAATCATGAACGCAATGGAATATGCCGGCTACCAGCTCAAACGCGGCTGCGGATGCCGCAACGGATTCTGCGGAGCCTGCGCTACAATCTACAGAATCAAGGGCGAGAACCAGCTTCAGACTTGTCTTGCCTGCTCAAAGAAAGTAGAGGACGATATGTACATCGCCACCCTTCCGTTCTTCCCTCTTGTAAAGCAGGTTTACGACCTGAACACAATGAAGCCTGAGCAGGCCGTGATGATGCAGCTTTATCCGGAAATCTATTCATGCGTAGGCTGCAACGCCTGTACAAGAGCCTGTCCTCAGAACCTCAACACAATGCAGTACATCGCCTATGCACAGCGCGGAGACTTCGCCAAGTGCGCCGACCTCTCGTTTGACTGCGTTATGTGCGGATGCTGCTCTTCAAGATGTCCTGCCGGAATCAGCCATCCTCAGGTCGCAGAGCTTGCCCGCCGTCTTAACGGAAAGTACATCCAGCCGCAGAGCCAGCACCTTATTGACCGCGTTAACGAAATCAACGAGGGAAAATGCGAGGAGCTTATCCAGAACCTGATGAAGAAGCCGTTGGCGGAAATCAAAGAGCTCTACAACAACCGCGAAATCGAGAAATAA
- a CDS encoding FAD-dependent oxidoreductase produces MYGNELDEAAKIVAAKREENLKFEHARLTADEKDQLLKEYHPDRIASQFEELKIGPNKGQKAPIELAAMLQAKPRIEPEHIDLAHVDYETDVLVIGGGGAGTSAAIMASEAGAKVLLATKLRIGDANTMMAEGGIQAADKPNDSPAQHYLDAFGGGHFDGKPELVYTLVNKAPSVIKWLNDLGVEFDKEADGTMVTTHGGGTSRKRMHACKDYSGAEIMRTLRDEVLNRPDKITVVDFTAAIEIIKNDKGNACGAVLMNVETNEIRIAKAKVVIIATGGAGRMHYQGFPTSNHYGATADGLVIAYRAGAKLLYQDSLQYHPTGAAYPTQILGKLVTEKVRSLGAKLINKNGEVYIHPLETRDVNASGIIKEVRNGRGVHNEVQDAVWLDTPMIEMIHGEGTILKSIPAMYNMFIKYGIDIRKEPILVYPTLHYQNGGVEIDKTCHTNVSNLLVAGEASGGVHGTNRLMGNSLLDVVVFGREAGIEAGKMFKDIQLSDTSKMNLDHVKAFEKERDAAGIKSDVVSPKILPRYTHGNKEFEKAIPGATK; encoded by the coding sequence ATGTACGGAAACGAATTGGACGAAGCAGCAAAAATTGTGGCTGCAAAACGTGAAGAAAACCTTAAATTCGAACATGCGCGTCTCACTGCTGACGAAAAGGATCAGCTTCTCAAGGAATACCATCCGGATCGCATCGCAAGCCAGTTCGAGGAACTTAAAATCGGACCGAACAAGGGACAGAAAGCACCGATTGAGCTTGCGGCAATGCTTCAGGCAAAACCGCGCATCGAGCCTGAGCACATCGATCTTGCCCACGTTGACTACGAGACAGACGTTCTTGTAATCGGCGGAGGCGGAGCCGGAACATCGGCCGCAATCATGGCAAGCGAGGCAGGAGCAAAAGTTCTTCTTGCAACAAAGCTACGCATCGGAGACGCGAACACAATGATGGCGGAAGGCGGAATCCAGGCGGCGGACAAGCCTAACGACTCCCCTGCCCAGCACTATCTTGACGCATTCGGCGGCGGACACTTCGACGGAAAGCCTGAGCTCGTCTACACTCTTGTAAACAAAGCCCCTTCCGTAATCAAATGGCTGAACGACCTCGGCGTTGAATTCGACAAGGAAGCTGACGGCACAATGGTTACGACACACGGAGGCGGAACAAGCCGCAAGCGTATGCATGCCTGCAAGGACTATTCAGGTGCTGAAATAATGCGCACACTCCGCGACGAGGTTCTCAACCGCCCTGACAAAATCACGGTCGTTGACTTTACAGCGGCAATAGAAATCATCAAGAACGACAAGGGAAACGCCTGCGGCGCAGTTCTTATGAACGTTGAGACAAACGAAATCAGAATCGCAAAGGCAAAGGTCGTGATCATCGCGACTGGAGGAGCCGGACGTATGCACTACCAGGGCTTCCCTACATCGAACCATTACGGAGCAACAGCTGACGGTCTTGTAATCGCATACAGAGCCGGCGCAAAGCTTCTGTATCAGGACTCACTGCAGTACCACCCGACAGGAGCCGCATATCCGACCCAGATTCTCGGAAAGCTCGTCACGGAGAAAGTACGCTCGCTCGGCGCGAAGCTTATCAACAAGAACGGCGAGGTCTACATCCATCCGCTTGAGACACGCGACGTAAACGCATCAGGAATCATCAAGGAAGTGCGCAACGGACGCGGAGTTCACAACGAGGTTCAGGACGCTGTCTGGCTCGACACTCCGATGATTGAGATGATTCACGGGGAAGGAACAATCCTCAAGTCTATTCCTGCGATGTACAATATGTTCATCAAGTACGGAATCGACATCCGAAAGGAACCGATTCTTGTCTACCCTACGCTCCATTACCAGAACGGCGGCGTTGAGATTGACAAGACCTGCCACACGAATGTCTCAAATCTTCTTGTAGCAGGAGAAGCCTCAGGAGGCGTTCACGGAACAAACCGCCTGATGGGAAATTCTTTGCTTGACGTTGTCGTGTTCGGACGCGAAGCCGGAATTGAGGCCGGAAAAATGTTCAAGGACATCCAGCTTTCAGACACTTCAAAGATGAACCTTGACCATGTGAAGGCGTTTGAAAAAGAACGCGACGCAGCCGGAATAAAATCCGACGTGGTTTCTCCGAAGATCCTTCCGCGCTACACACACGGAAACAAGGAATTCGAGAAGGCGATTCCCGGAGCAACAAAATAA